The stretch of DNA TGATTGCCTACTCTTCGGTGAGTCACATGGGTTTCTGTCTGTTGGGGATGGCCTCCTTTACGCCCGAAGGGATCAATGGGGCGGTTCTCCAGATGTTTAACCATGGGACGATTACGGCGATGCTCTTCTTGATTGTCGGGGTTGTTTATGACCGTGCGCATCATCGTGAGCTGGCCGGCTTCGGTGGACTGGCCAAGTCGATGCCTCGTTATTCTGTGATGACGGCCCTCGCCTTTTTTGCTGCGTTGGGCCTGCCAGGGCTCTCCGGTTTTGTGAGCGAGATCCTCTGTTTTCTGGGTGGCTTCAAGACATTCCGTCTCTATACGATTATCTCGGCAACCGGTATCGTGTTGACCGCGGGCTACATGCTCTGGACCTACCAGAGAGTTTTTCTGGGGAACTTGAATGAAAAATACGCCAAGATGCCGGAGATTAACGGGCGGGAGATGCTTACACTCGTTCCGCTGGCGGTGATCGTTGTCGTTGTGGGGATTTACCCCCGCTTCATTCTTGATTTACAAAACATGTCGCTTTCAGCCTTAAGCAGCTTACATGTGGCGGGACTCTAATCCGATGCGAGCCGATTTGACCTATTTTTGGCCTGTTTCTATCCTGATCGGGACGATCGTCCTCCTCTTCTTGATTGACTTCTTTTTGGGAGAGAGAAGAAAGTCGCTTTATCCTTTTGTTGCGGCGTCTGGTGCCGTCGGGATGGCGATGGCCAACGCCCATATGACGAATCTCCCAAGTGTCCGTTTCTTCTCCAATATGATCGTCTTTGATGGCATGGGGCATTTTTTCAATTACCTGTTCGCCGGTGCCTTGCTACTCGCGATCCTTTTTTCAACGAAATCGGAAGAGGTGGAGTGGACCGATGAGCCGAGCTACTACACGCTGCTGGTTGCCCTAACACTTGGGATGATGCTTCTTGCCGTTTCCAACCACCTCCTCATGATCTACCTGTCGCTGGAACTCGTGAGTGTCCTCTCGTATGTCCTGACGGGCTATGTCCGGGGATCGCGTCGCTCCTCGGAGGCCGCCCTTAAGTATGTGATTTATGGTGGGGTGGCGTCTGGGATCATGGCTTATGGGATGTCGCTTCTTTATGGATTGACCGGTTCCATGGAGTTGCCCGTTATTGCCGATTACCTTCAGACCCATGCGGTGAACCGTTCGGTCCTTTTTTTGTCGGTGTTGCTCATGATGGCGGGATTTGGATACAAGATTGCCGCCTTTCCGTTCCAGATGTGGTGTCCCGATGTCTATGAAGGGGCACCGACCCCTTTTACGGCCTTCCTCTCCGTTGGCCCCAAGGCGGCCGGGTTCGCAATTCTTATCCGTTTCTTCTTAACAGCGATGGGGACAAGAGGAGAGGCCGGTTTTATTGACCCCAAATTTTCAGGATGGCCGGAGTTAATGATCATTCTCTCGGTTGCAACGATGACGCTTGGAAACCTGGCGGCCTTGGTCCAGACGAATATGAAGCGACTTCTTGCCTACTCGTCCATTGCCCATGCCGGTTATATGCTTATGGGGTTTGCGGCCCTTAATGATGATGCGGTGCGTGCGATACTTTTTTACCTTGTTGTTTATCTTCTCATGAATTTGGGTGCCTTTTTGGTGGTGATTGTTGTTGCCAACCAGCTCCGGGTGGAGGACTTGCAGGGGTATGCGGGTTTAAGCCGTCGTGGAGGATTGGGAGCCGCTCTTTCAATCGCCATGGCGATTTTTCTCTTTTCGCTAACCGGCATTCCCCCTTTTGCCGGTTTTATCGGCAAGTTTTATCTCTTTGGTGCCGTGATTCGTTCCGGACTTTATGGATTGGCGATCATCGGTGTCTTGAATAGTGTTGTCTCACTCTACTATTATGTCAGGGTCGTGAAGCTCATGTTTTTTGATGAGGCGTTGGACTCCCGCCCCTTTCCGATGCCTGTTCTTCGCCACGGTGTGGCCCTTGCCGGACTTGCCTTTTTGACACTTTACCTTGGGCTTTTTTGGAATGGGTTAGCCAACCTCTCGGCCCGATCGGCCACTCTGCTATTTTAAATGAATCCCTATTTTTCACTCCTCCTCCTCTTTGCCTTTGCGTTACTCATTGGAGGCGGTTTTATCCTCCTCTCCCAGGCGCTTGGGCCTCGAAAGAGGAAGGCGACCAAGGAACTCCCTTATGAATGCGGTGTTGACCCGATTGATGAGCCGCGCCGTCGTTTCTCCGTAAAATTTTATCTCGTGGCGATGCTCTTCATCGTTTTTGATGTTGAGGTTGTTTTTCTTTATCCGTGGGCGGTGCTCTACAAGGAGTTCATCCGCTCCGGTTTGGGGATGTTCGTTTTTGTCGAAATGGCCCTTTTTCTGGGAATCCTCGTCGCTGGCCTCCTCTATATCTATGGCCGCCGGGCGCTGGAGTGGGAATAGCAACAATCTGGAATTACAGCCGATAACCATCACATGAGCATCGGCTCTATTTGTTCCTCCTTTATTGACCGGATCTCCGGGGCAGGGGAGTTAGGTCCGCTTATTGAGCACCTGGAAGAGACAGAGCTGGAGATTCGTCGACTGGCGGAAAGACTGGAAAATTTTAACGACGCGTTCGGTGAGGCGGCAGAAACAAGGTCCCGATTCCTTTATGATGGCGGGGAGCTGCTTTCTTCAGCGTTGCCTAAGGCAGAGGGGAGAAGTTGGAGATACGCCTGGTGGCTTTCCGATGCCTGCAATCGCCTTTCAGGCAGATTTACACGGGCCGAGCAGATGCTATTGGACCTGAGACAATATCAGCATCTCCCTCTCTTTGCGAAGATACAGGCGAGGGTCTGTCGACCCGATTTCGACCAATTTTTCTTGAGAGGGTGTGCGAGATTCATCGGCAAGACCCCTGATGCTGACAGCAGGGCCTTTAGGAGGTTTAGTTCACCGCTATCTCGTCGCGCGTATCGGATTTTTAGCGGAGTTACGATCGACGAGATTGCTTATCGACTTGATGTCCTAAGAGAGGTTCGGAGAGGGCGTGCCCACTTATCCCTCGCCCTGTTGGGGGGCGCGATCCTGTTTGGCGCTTACCAGTGGCATAAATTTTCCGAGTAGATCTTAAAAATCTTTTTTGACAAATCAGCCCCAACCGCTAAAAGCTCCTCTGTCGATCTGACAAAGGGGGAAAATTCTATGACCAATTCTTCACCGCGCGAGTTTACCTTCCGTGCTGTTCTCCTGGGGGCCGTTCTCGGAGTGATTCTGGCGGCGGCCAACGCTTACCTGGGGTTGTATGCCGGTCTGACAGTCTCGGCATCGATTCCCGCCGCAGTCATCTCGATGGCGATCCTGCGAGGGCTCTTCAAGACGGGGACGGCCCTTGAAAATAATCTTGTTCAGACGATTGCAGCAAGCGGCGAGACAATAGCGGGCGGTGTGATCTTCACCGTTCCGGCACTCGTCTTGACCCAGTCGTGGCACGAGTTTCATTTTTGGCCGACGACATTGATTGCGATGACCGGCGGACTTCTGGGAATCCTTTTTATGATTCCGCTCCGTCGGGCGATTATCGTTGAAGAGCCCGAACTCACCTTTCCGGAAGGAACGGCTTGTGCCGAAATACTAAAAGCTGGTGAAGGAGGGAAAGGAGGTCGAATTATCACGATTGCGATCCTCGCATCCGCCCTTTACAAATTTTTCTCCTCCGGCGTAGCGCTTCTTCAAGGTGGATTTGAAACCGCCTTCAGGATCGGTCGGTCTCTTTTCTATTTTGGAGGAGAGAGTTCTCTGGCGCTCCTTTCGGTTGGATATATCATCGGTCCCAATGTGGCGACCCTCCAGTTTTTGGGAGGC from Deltaproteobacteria bacterium encodes:
- a CDS encoding NADH-quinone oxidoreductase subunit N, with the translated sequence MWRDSNPMRADLTYFWPVSILIGTIVLLFLIDFFLGERRKSLYPFVAASGAVGMAMANAHMTNLPSVRFFSNMIVFDGMGHFFNYLFAGALLLAILFSTKSEEVEWTDEPSYYTLLVALTLGMMLLAVSNHLLMIYLSLELVSVLSYVLTGYVRGSRRSSEAALKYVIYGGVASGIMAYGMSLLYGLTGSMELPVIADYLQTHAVNRSVLFLSVLLMMAGFGYKIAAFPFQMWCPDVYEGAPTPFTAFLSVGPKAAGFAILIRFFLTAMGTRGEAGFIDPKFSGWPELMIILSVATMTLGNLAALVQTNMKRLLAYSSIAHAGYMLMGFAALNDDAVRAILFYLVVYLLMNLGAFLVVIVVANQLRVEDLQGYAGLSRRGGLGAALSIAMAIFLFSLTGIPPFAGFIGKFYLFGAVIRSGLYGLAIIGVLNSVVSLYYYVRVVKLMFFDEALDSRPFPMPVLRHGVALAGLAFLTLYLGLFWNGLANLSARSATLLF
- a CDS encoding NADH-quinone oxidoreductase subunit A; translated protein: MNPYFSLLLLFAFALLIGGGFILLSQALGPRKRKATKELPYECGVDPIDEPRRRFSVKFYLVAMLFIVFDVEVVFLYPWAVLYKEFIRSGLGMFVFVEMALFLGILVAGLLYIYGRRALEWE